In one Bacillota bacterium genomic region, the following are encoded:
- a CDS encoding laccase domain-containing protein — MAAFTTRRGGVSQGDFAQCNLGLAVGDDPADVLENRRRALSAVGLGVESVVAAQQVHGDRVARVGRAE; from the coding sequence GTGGCCGCTTTCACCACCAGGCGGGGCGGGGTCAGCCAGGGCGACTTCGCCCAATGCAACTTGGGTCTGGCCGTCGGCGATGACCCCGCGGACGTCCTCGAGAACCGCCGGCGGGCCCTGTCGGCGGTGGGGCTCGGGGTTGAGTCGGTGGTCGCCGCCCAGCAGGTTCACGGGGACCGGGTGGCCAGGGTAGGTCGGGCCGAGG
- a CDS encoding vitamin B12-dependent ribonucleotide reductase: MNLSENAMTVLKKRYLKKVDGRVVETAEDMFRRVAENIAAVDGEIYGVASGSVKKLADEFYQMMTDLDFMPNSPTLMNAGRELQQLAACFVLPVRDSMESIFDSLKHAALIHKSGGGTGFAFSRLRPKNDEVLSTGGVASGPVSFMRVFNAATEAVKQGGTRRGANMGILRVDHPDILEFIQAKQNNADITNFNLSVGITEAFMQAVKADGDFSLINPRNGEATKTLKAREIMNLMVEMAWKNGEPGIVFLDRLNRDNPTPELGEIESTNPCGEQPLLPYEACNLGSINLARLVVRRGPRPEVDWDRLGDLVAKAVHFLDNVIDAGKYPLVEIEQTVKGNRKIGLGVMGFADLLILMGVPYSSNEAADLARKLMSFIRDQAREASRELAAKRGAFPNFQRSTFQGDRPIRNATTTTIAPTGTISMIAGCSSGIEPVFALSYVRNVLDQTKLVEVNPLFEKVARERGFYSDDLMQRIAEAGTVHGMKEIPEDVQRVFVTAHDVTPEAHIAIQAAFQEFTDNAVSKTVNFANSAVKEDVARVFELAYEMGCKGVTIYRDGSREAQVLTTGTRAKEAGSEAEAAAARAGAAPAVALHPPVTPRPRPRPEETHGITREFKIGGCGHLFVTVNADENGICEVFTNTGEEGCESLSQAVARLISIALRAGVDIDPIVDQLRGIKCVGCIIDADTRVLSCPDAIGKAIEKFANGTNKFDLNVFGGPRSAIVCPEKGCGGIMVHESGCWHCTTCGYSKCG; the protein is encoded by the coding sequence GTGAACCTGTCGGAGAACGCCATGACGGTGCTGAAGAAGAGGTACCTGAAGAAGGTCGACGGGCGAGTGGTGGAGACGGCCGAGGACATGTTCAGGCGGGTGGCCGAGAACATCGCCGCGGTCGATGGCGAGATCTATGGCGTTGCTTCCGGCTCGGTGAAAAAGCTGGCCGATGAGTTCTATCAGATGATGACCGACCTCGACTTCATGCCCAACTCCCCGACGTTGATGAACGCCGGTCGGGAGCTGCAGCAACTGGCGGCCTGTTTTGTCCTACCCGTCCGTGACTCGATGGAGTCCATCTTCGACTCCCTCAAGCACGCCGCCCTGATCCACAAGTCGGGCGGTGGCACCGGCTTCGCCTTCTCGCGCCTCCGCCCGAAGAACGACGAGGTTCTCTCGACCGGCGGGGTGGCCTCCGGGCCGGTCTCCTTCATGCGCGTCTTCAACGCCGCCACCGAGGCCGTTAAGCAAGGCGGGACCCGGCGCGGAGCGAACATGGGCATCCTCCGGGTGGACCATCCGGACATCCTCGAGTTTATCCAGGCCAAGCAGAACAACGCCGACATCACCAACTTCAACCTCTCCGTGGGCATCACCGAAGCCTTCATGCAGGCGGTCAAGGCCGACGGGGACTTCTCCTTGATCAACCCCCGCAACGGTGAGGCCACAAAGACGCTCAAGGCCCGGGAGATCATGAACCTGATGGTCGAGATGGCCTGGAAGAACGGCGAGCCGGGGATCGTCTTCCTCGATCGGCTGAACCGCGACAACCCCACGCCGGAGCTCGGCGAGATCGAGAGCACGAACCCCTGCGGGGAGCAGCCGCTCCTGCCATACGAAGCGTGCAACCTCGGCTCCATCAACTTGGCCCGCTTGGTGGTCCGCCGCGGGCCTCGCCCGGAGGTCGATTGGGACAGGCTCGGCGACCTTGTCGCCAAGGCGGTCCACTTCCTCGACAACGTCATCGACGCCGGCAAGTATCCCCTCGTCGAGATCGAACAGACGGTCAAGGGCAATCGGAAGATCGGCCTCGGGGTGATGGGCTTCGCCGACCTGCTCATCCTGATGGGTGTCCCCTACAGCTCCAATGAAGCCGCCGATCTGGCCAGGAAGCTGATGTCCTTCATCCGCGACCAGGCCCGTGAGGCCTCGCGGGAACTGGCCGCGAAACGCGGGGCCTTCCCGAACTTCCAGCGCAGCACGTTCCAGGGCGACCGGCCGATCCGCAACGCGACGACGACGACCATCGCCCCGACCGGGACGATCAGCATGATCGCCGGTTGCTCGAGCGGCATCGAGCCCGTCTTCGCCCTTTCGTATGTGCGCAACGTCCTCGACCAGACCAAGCTGGTGGAGGTAAATCCGCTCTTTGAGAAGGTCGCCAGGGAACGGGGCTTCTACAGCGACGACCTGATGCAGCGCATCGCCGAGGCCGGAACGGTTCACGGGATGAAGGAGATCCCCGAGGACGTCCAGCGGGTCTTCGTCACTGCCCATGATGTCACCCCGGAAGCCCACATCGCCATCCAGGCGGCCTTCCAGGAGTTCACCGACAACGCCGTCTCGAAGACGGTGAACTTCGCGAACTCGGCCGTCAAGGAGGACGTCGCCCGGGTCTTCGAGCTGGCCTACGAGATGGGCTGCAAGGGCGTAACCATCTACCGCGACGGCAGCCGCGAAGCTCAGGTCCTGACCACCGGCACCAGGGCCAAGGAAGCCGGGTCGGAAGCCGAGGCGGCCGCGGCCAGGGCCGGCGCCGCCCCGGCGGTCGCGCTCCATCCGCCGGTGACCCCACGCCCGCGACCCCGGCCAGAGGAGACTCACGGGATCACGCGCGAGTTCAAGATCGGCGGCTGCGGCCACCTCTTCGTTACGGTAAACGCCGATGAGAACGGAATTTGCGAGGTCTTCACCAACACCGGCGAGGAGGGGTGCGAGTCCTTGTCCCAGGCCGTCGCCCGGCTGATCAGCATCGCCCTTCGGGCCGGTGTCGACATCGACCCCATCGTCGACCAGTTGCGCGGGATCAAGTGTGTGGGTTGTATCATCGATGCCGACACCCGCGTCCTGTCTTGCCCCGACGCCATCGGCAAGGCCATCGAGAAGTTCGCCAACGGGACCAACAAGTTCGACCTGAATGTCTTCGGTGGCCCGCGGTCGGCCATCGTCTGCCCCGAGAAAGGGTGCGGAGGGATCATGGTCCACGAAAGCGGTTGTTGGCACTGCACGACTTGCGGCTATTCGAAGTGCGGTTGA
- the nrdR gene encoding transcriptional regulator NrdR, producing the protein MRCPYCGEPESKVLDSRPTEEGAAIRRRRECLACGRRFTTYEKVEELPLVVIKKDGRRESFDRVKLLNGLLRAGEKRPIPLAKLEALVADIERQIRNRSANEVDSRDIGELAMEGLRQLDEVAYVRFASVYRSFKDINDINRFLEQLETLVQKRS; encoded by the coding sequence ATGCGCTGTCCGTACTGCGGAGAACCGGAAAGCAAGGTGTTGGACTCCCGGCCGACCGAGGAAGGCGCGGCCATTCGCCGGCGTCGCGAATGTCTGGCCTGCGGTCGGCGTTTCACTACCTACGAGAAGGTCGAAGAACTGCCCCTGGTGGTCATCAAGAAGGACGGCCGCCGGGAGTCCTTCGACCGGGTGAAACTCCTCAACGGGCTGCTCAGGGCAGGCGAGAAGCGCCCCATTCCCCTGGCCAAGCTGGAAGCCCTGGTCGCTGACATCGAGCGGCAGATCCGCAACCGCTCGGCCAATGAGGTGGACAGCCGGGACATTGGCGAACTGGCCATGGAAGGGTTGCGACAGCTGGACGAGGTGGCCTACGTCCGGTTCGCCTCGGTTTACCGTTCGTTCAAGGACATCAACGACATCAACCGGTTCCTGGAGCAACTGGAGACCCTGGTTCAAAAGCGCTCGTAA
- a CDS encoding type II toxin-antitoxin system death-on-curing family toxin has translation MHYVSETEVLAVHFVVVDKHFSDLATDADQRGVQNPSGLLSAVYAPRQTFDKKDLFESTLLKAAALMRSLVENHPFINGNKRTAVISTIIFLQDNGYDLTVEDRKLLRLAKGVALGMSIERIQRWLKKYTCQGPGHHGLRRTYSSQIINWIRSVR, from the coding sequence GTGCATTATGTATCGGAAACTGAAGTCCTAGCAGTTCACTTTGTGGTTGTGGACAAGCACTTCAGTGATCTAGCCACGGATGCAGACCAAAGGGGCGTTCAGAACCCTTCCGGTCTGCTTTCTGCTGTCTACGCCCCCCGGCAGACTTTCGATAAGAAAGATCTCTTTGAATCCACACTGCTGAAAGCAGCAGCGCTAATGAGATCCTTAGTCGAGAACCATCCATTCATCAACGGAAACAAGAGGACAGCTGTGATTTCGACCATAATCTTCCTTCAGGATAACGGGTATGATCTCACAGTCGAAGATAGGAAGCTCCTTCGCCTGGCAAAAGGAGTCGCGCTTGGCATGTCAATCGAACGCATTCAGCGTTGGCTGAAGAAATACACGTGTCAAGGGCCGGGACATCACGGACTGCGCCGAACCTATTCTTCACAAATCATCAACTGGATCAGAAGCGTGCGGTAA
- a CDS encoding YlmC/YmxH family sporulation protein → MMKSDLRVREVINIADGRKLGGLVDIEVDLESGRVTALVVPGRGRVLGLFGGDDDCVIPWEKVVKIGVDVILVDLPAQAGAGRSPRLR, encoded by the coding sequence ATGATGAAGTCCGACCTGAGGGTCAGGGAGGTCATCAACATCGCCGACGGCCGAAAGCTCGGCGGCCTCGTGGATATCGAGGTCGACCTGGAGTCCGGCCGGGTGACCGCCCTGGTCGTCCCGGGGCGGGGACGGGTCTTGGGGCTGTTCGGCGGGGACGACGACTGCGTCATCCCGTGGGAGAAAGTGGTCAAGATCGGCGTCGATGTGATTCTGGTGGACCTACCGGCGCAGGCGGGGGCTGGAAGGAGTCCAAGGCTTCGATAG
- a CDS encoding stage II sporulation protein R, translating into MPDDHVPGSKPGPERAAWLLLPRLPVPRPTRRDLARVAAVLSLIALLLVILQGGWSGRNQVAYNHYNLFRLHVRANSDDPADQVQKLKARDAIMEAFGPAMARLADAQAAEAFAREHLVEIEAVVAKAAAEHGPAYGVRATVGTSLFPTRTYGAVVVPAGFYSSLQVAIGRGEGQNWWCVLFPPLCLNDLAARVDRATPGAAVGAAAVPTFRLEPFSPGEVAVLAEAADPEKLPVELRWKVLEWAKAARMGARVLLARLVGSSGPIPYP; encoded by the coding sequence TTGCCTGACGACCATGTACCCGGCTCCAAGCCCGGGCCCGAACGGGCCGCCTGGCTGCTGTTGCCCCGACTGCCCGTCCCCAGACCGACCCGGCGCGACCTGGCCCGCGTGGCCGCCGTCCTGAGCCTCATCGCCCTGCTCTTGGTGATCCTCCAGGGCGGCTGGTCCGGACGGAACCAGGTGGCCTACAACCACTACAACCTGTTCCGCCTGCACGTAAGGGCGAACAGCGACGACCCCGCCGACCAGGTCCAGAAACTGAAGGCCAGGGACGCCATCATGGAGGCCTTCGGGCCGGCCATGGCCCGCCTGGCCGACGCCCAAGCGGCGGAGGCTTTCGCCCGCGAGCACCTGGTGGAGATCGAGGCGGTGGTGGCCAAGGCGGCGGCCGAGCACGGGCCGGCCTACGGCGTCAGGGCTACCGTCGGGACCAGCCTCTTTCCGACCCGCACCTACGGCGCCGTGGTCGTCCCGGCCGGGTTCTACTCGTCTCTACAGGTGGCCATCGGCCGCGGCGAGGGACAAAACTGGTGGTGCGTCCTCTTCCCGCCGCTCTGCCTGAATGACCTGGCGGCCAGGGTCGACCGGGCGACCCCGGGGGCCGCGGTCGGCGCGGCCGCCGTACCGACCTTCCGGCTCGAGCCCTTCTCCCCAGGCGAGGTGGCCGTGCTGGCCGAGGCCGCCGACCCCGAGAAGCTGCCGGTGGAGCTCCGCTGGAAAGTCCTAGAATGGGCCAAGGCCGCCCGGATGGGCGCCCGGGTCCTCCTGGCTCGCCTGGTCGGATCGTCAGGGCCGATCCCGTACCCCTGA
- the sigG gene encoding RNA polymerase sporulation sigma factor SigG, translating into MLVNKVEICGVNTSKLSVLTSTNMRELFQRMRSGNPDARQQLINGNLRLVLSVIQRFNNRGEYVDDLFQVGCIGLMKAIDNFDLGQNVKFSTYAVPMIIGEIRRYLRDNNPIRVSRSLRDIAYKALQVRDSLVNKFSREPSITEIAKELKIPREEIVFALDAIQEPISLFDPIYHDGGDPIYVMDQISDEKNQDHNWLEGIAIREALRKLSDREKLILSKRFFEGKTQMEVAEEIGISQAQVSRLEKAALNHMRKHI; encoded by the coding sequence TTGCTGGTCAACAAGGTCGAAATCTGCGGGGTCAACACCTCGAAGCTGTCCGTCCTGACTTCGACCAACATGCGTGAACTCTTCCAGCGGATGCGGAGCGGGAACCCCGACGCGCGGCAGCAGCTGATCAACGGCAACCTGAGGCTGGTCCTATCGGTCATCCAACGGTTCAACAACCGAGGCGAGTATGTCGACGACCTCTTCCAAGTCGGCTGCATCGGCCTGATGAAGGCGATTGACAACTTCGACCTCGGGCAGAACGTCAAGTTCTCGACCTACGCCGTACCCATGATCATCGGCGAGATTCGCCGCTACCTGAGGGACAACAACCCGATCCGGGTCAGCCGGTCCTTGCGGGACATCGCCTACAAAGCCCTCCAGGTCCGGGACAGCCTGGTTAACAAGTTCTCGCGGGAGCCGTCGATCACCGAGATCGCCAAGGAATTGAAGATCCCCCGCGAGGAGATCGTCTTCGCCCTGGACGCCATCCAGGAACCGATCTCCCTGTTCGACCCGATCTACCACGACGGCGGTGACCCGATCTACGTCATGGACCAGATCAGTGACGAGAAGAACCAAGACCACAACTGGCTTGAGGGGATCGCCATCCGGGAAGCCCTGCGCAAGCTGTCCGACCGCGAGAAGCTGATCCTCTCCAAGCGCTTCTTCGAGGGTAAGACCCAGATGGAGGTGGCCGAGGAGATCGGCATCTCCCAGGCCCAGGTCTCCCGGCTGGAGAAGGCCGCCCTCAACCACATGCGCAAGCATATCTGA
- the sigE gene encoding RNA polymerase sporulation sigma factor SigE — protein sequence MIRLREAVGLPVHGRVHLAGTTEALPPPLSADEESFLLGRLQHGDQAVKGILIERNLRLVVYIAKKFENTGVGIEDLVSIGTIGLIKAVNTFDPEKKIKLATYASKCIENEILMYLRRNNRTRSEISFDEPLNVDWDGNELLLSDVYGSECADYRNLEEEVDRLLLRRAIGRLTARERRIVELRFGLKDGRERTQKEVADLMGISQSYISRLEKRIIKRLRKEIKKME from the coding sequence CTGATCCGGCTCAGAGAGGCCGTTGGTCTTCCAGTCCATGGCCGGGTCCATCTGGCGGGGACCACCGAGGCCCTGCCGCCGCCCCTCTCAGCCGACGAGGAGTCCTTCCTGCTGGGCCGGCTCCAGCACGGTGACCAGGCGGTCAAGGGGATCCTCATTGAGCGCAACCTGCGCCTGGTGGTCTACATCGCCAAGAAGTTCGAGAACACCGGGGTCGGCATCGAGGACCTCGTCTCCATCGGGACGATCGGTCTGATCAAGGCGGTCAACACCTTCGACCCAGAGAAGAAGATCAAGCTGGCGACGTACGCCTCCAAGTGCATCGAGAACGAGATCCTGATGTACCTGAGGCGGAACAACCGGACCCGCTCGGAGATCTCCTTCGACGAGCCCCTGAACGTCGATTGGGACGGCAACGAACTCCTCCTGTCCGACGTCTACGGGTCTGAGTGCGCCGACTACCGCAACCTCGAAGAGGAGGTTGACCGGCTCCTCTTGCGGCGGGCCATCGGCCGTCTGACCGCCCGCGAGCGCCGCATCGTCGAGCTCCGGTTCGGCCTGAAGGACGGCCGGGAACGGACCCAGAAGGAAGTCGCCGACCTGATGGGCATCTCCCAGTCGTACATTTCGCGCCTGGAGAAGAGGATCATCAAGCGCCTGCGCAAGGAGATCAAGAAGATGGAGTGA
- a CDS encoding sigma-E processing peptidase SpoIIGA, with the protein MRVYADIFLIENFLIDLALLWAAAGLARRPARPWRLALGAALGAGYALFALAGPWPMARGLMARLLVAAAMLAAAFCPVGWGVFAGLLAYLLLTAVFLGGTVLALSLLTSSIGLRVALGPADTGWWTIAAGLAIAFIGGRAAWAHFRRRAGEEGRLLQLEVEIDRRRADFTALVDTGNQLQDPFSGHPVVVVELGAVSEIIPAGLADIYGTGPAAGLEGQALDTLTGLDRLPPPWPARVRLVPFTSLGRENGLLLGFRPDSVTVRDDRRRARYRDVVVCVYAGALSAAGTYNALLHPDLAAGHGGADQISEGD; encoded by the coding sequence ATGCGGGTCTACGCGGACATCTTCCTCATCGAGAACTTCCTGATCGACCTGGCCCTCCTGTGGGCCGCGGCCGGTTTGGCCCGGCGTCCGGCCCGCCCGTGGCGCCTGGCTCTGGGAGCCGCCCTCGGGGCCGGCTACGCCCTCTTTGCCCTGGCCGGTCCGTGGCCGATGGCCCGCGGGCTCATGGCTCGCCTGCTCGTCGCGGCGGCCATGCTCGCCGCCGCCTTCTGCCCCGTGGGGTGGGGGGTCTTCGCCGGACTCTTGGCTTATCTCTTGCTGACCGCGGTCTTTCTTGGCGGGACCGTCCTGGCCCTGAGCCTCCTGACTTCGTCCATCGGGCTCCGGGTCGCCCTCGGTCCGGCCGACACCGGCTGGTGGACGATCGCCGCGGGTCTCGCCATCGCCTTCATCGGCGGGCGGGCGGCCTGGGCTCACTTCCGCCGCCGAGCCGGGGAGGAAGGGCGGCTCCTCCAACTGGAGGTCGAGATCGATCGGCGCCGGGCCGACTTCACCGCCCTGGTCGACACGGGCAATCAGCTGCAGGACCCGTTCTCCGGTCATCCCGTGGTCGTCGTCGAGCTGGGAGCGGTCAGCGAGATCATCCCGGCGGGCCTGGCCGACATCTACGGGACCGGTCCGGCGGCCGGTCTTGAAGGCCAGGCCCTCGACACACTCACCGGTCTGGACCGCCTGCCGCCGCCGTGGCCCGCCCGGGTGAGGTTGGTGCCCTTCACCTCCCTGGGCCGGGAGAACGGCCTTCTCCTCGGCTTTCGACCCGATTCCGTGACCGTTCGTGACGACCGCCGCAGGGCACGTTACCGCGACGTTGTCGTCTGCGTGTACGCCGGCGCGCTCTCGGCGGCCGGCACCTACAATGCTCTCCTCCATCCCGACCTGGCCGCGGGCCATGGAGGCGCGGATCAAATCAGCGAGGGGGACTGA